The following proteins come from a genomic window of Paucimonas lemoignei:
- a CDS encoding GPW/gp25 family protein: protein MSEYGSLFERLAGDSRARAALTHEDGVTASVAAHLSKMLSIRAGSVTTLPDYGLPDLNDMSLSLHDSLTQARKAIEGFIESYEPRLSDVQVTSMPREDDPFRLLFAIEGVLDVAGIKRQVRFNASMASSGQVKVT from the coding sequence ATGTCTGAGTACGGAAGCCTTTTCGAGCGACTTGCAGGCGATTCACGCGCGCGCGCCGCCTTGACTCACGAAGATGGCGTCACGGCTTCAGTTGCCGCGCATTTGTCAAAAATGCTCAGCATCCGAGCGGGCAGCGTAACTACGCTGCCCGATTACGGCCTGCCCGACTTGAACGACATGAGTCTGAGCTTGCATGACTCGCTAACCCAGGCACGCAAGGCTATTGAAGGATTCATCGAGTCATATGAGCCGCGATTAAGCGATGTGCAAGTCACATCGATGCCCCGCGAGGATGATCCCTTTCGATTGCTCTTTGCCATTGAGGGTGTGCTTGACGTTGCAGGTATCAAGCGACAGGTCAGGTTCAACGCATCAATGGCAAGTTCAGGCCAAGTGAAAGTGACATAA
- a CDS encoding type VI secretion protein, with product MSFNDYFQSELTALRQSGRTFAERNPALAPFLGQSGRDPDVERLLEGVAFLTGRLRQKLDDEWPELTHSLMQLLWPNYMRPLPSFSILQFDALLQTGPAMRIERGTSVGSDPDEGINCRFRTCFATDLLPLELADVNYSVQGEGALLALRLKVRGEGHLGELQLERLRLHFAGERYISQTLYLSVLRNLTSIDVIPLDGDGQPFKLDDKQVRSFSVPKQQVHPVGFAEDEALIPYPLNTFRGYRYLQEYFALQDKFLFVDVDGLDPLNHLPDDILQEATGFELRFHIHGNAIQHARPSLDNVRLYCTPIVNLFTNDALPIRLDGKQDEYLLVPSGLDRQSCGIYSVESVTGHLQAGGGERQYVPFESFKHDPSFDVPQVCSHYSIQHRPSLLHDGLETYLSFDTRQLDGPQALSIELTCTNQNLPMHLKEGQICFPLGDTPAFTKFRNITACTPSYAPPIDQDFLWKLISNMSLNYLSLENVEALRVILETYDLPRYYDRNSANVSRKMLSGLQSIRHSAVDRLFEGLPVRGLRTELAVDATQFVCDGDVFLFASVLNEFFALYASLNSFHELYVKTTKGEVYAWTPRMGQQPVL from the coding sequence ATGTCCTTCAACGATTACTTTCAAAGTGAACTGACAGCTCTCAGGCAGTCGGGACGTACCTTTGCTGAGCGTAATCCTGCGTTGGCTCCCTTCCTCGGCCAAAGCGGACGCGACCCTGACGTAGAGCGGTTGTTGGAGGGAGTAGCATTTCTCACCGGACGCTTGCGGCAGAAGCTTGACGATGAGTGGCCGGAGCTCACACATTCTTTGATGCAGCTGCTATGGCCAAACTATATGCGGCCGCTGCCCTCTTTCAGCATTCTGCAATTCGATGCGCTGCTACAAACAGGCCCTGCAATGCGCATTGAGCGCGGAACCTCCGTGGGCAGTGATCCAGATGAAGGCATCAATTGCCGGTTCCGCACGTGTTTTGCCACCGACCTGCTGCCGCTGGAACTGGCGGACGTGAACTATTCAGTCCAGGGTGAAGGTGCATTGCTTGCCCTGCGTTTAAAAGTCCGGGGTGAAGGGCATCTGGGTGAATTGCAGCTTGAGCGCCTCCGTTTACATTTTGCAGGGGAGCGCTACATCAGCCAGACCCTGTACCTGAGTGTGCTGCGCAATCTAACCAGCATCGACGTGATCCCTCTTGATGGCGATGGTCAACCCTTCAAGCTGGATGACAAACAAGTCCGCTCATTCAGCGTGCCGAAGCAACAGGTTCATCCCGTGGGATTTGCCGAGGATGAGGCGCTTATCCCCTACCCGCTGAACACCTTTCGCGGTTATCGATACCTCCAGGAGTACTTTGCGTTACAGGACAAGTTTCTGTTCGTGGATGTCGATGGACTGGACCCGCTCAACCATCTACCGGACGACATACTGCAGGAAGCCACCGGCTTTGAGCTGCGCTTTCATATCCACGGCAATGCGATACAGCATGCACGACCTTCACTGGACAACGTTCGACTGTACTGCACGCCCATCGTCAACCTGTTCACCAACGATGCCTTGCCTATTCGCCTTGATGGCAAGCAAGACGAATACCTCTTGGTGCCTTCAGGACTGGATCGGCAAAGCTGCGGCATATATTCAGTGGAGAGCGTTACCGGTCATTTACAAGCCGGAGGGGGTGAACGGCAGTACGTGCCTTTCGAGTCTTTCAAACATGATCCTAGCTTCGACGTGCCACAGGTCTGTTCGCACTACAGCATTCAACACAGGCCTTCCTTGCTGCACGACGGCCTTGAAACGTACTTGAGCTTCGACACGCGCCAGCTCGATGGGCCTCAAGCGCTGTCGATAGAGTTGACCTGCACCAATCAGAATCTGCCAATGCATCTCAAAGAGGGCCAAATTTGCTTTCCCCTCGGCGACACCCCTGCGTTCACAAAATTTCGCAATATCACAGCCTGCACGCCCAGCTACGCGCCGCCCATAGACCAAGACTTTCTATGGAAGCTGATCAGCAACATGTCGCTGAACTATCTCTCTCTGGAAAACGTAGAAGCATTGAGGGTCATTCTCGAGACCTACGACCTGCCGCGTTATTACGACCGCAACAGCGCCAACGTCAGTCGAAAAATGCTCAGCGGGCTGCAATCGATCCGCCATTCAGCCGTCGACCGATTGTTCGAGGGTTTGCCAGTGAGGGGGTTGCGAACCGAGCTGGCAGTCGACGCTACACAGTTCGTTTGCGACGGAGATGTCTTTCTCTTTGCATCAGTGCTCAACGAGTTTTTTGCTCTGTACGCGAGCCTCAACTCCTTTCATGAGCTTTACGTCAAAACTACCAAGGGGGAGGTGTACGCATGGACGCCACGCATGGGCCAGCAGCCAGTCCTCTGA
- a CDS encoding type VI secretion protein, producing MDATHGPAASPLNPMTHAIREYSLFQAIQLTQETLRQAHPDLTQDQLYDLIEFQANPSLGFPGSDIDRIQFFEERGQLRARMRLNLLNLTGAGSPLPVFYVEQSLGDSSDEANPTRTFLDLFNHRLHRLLMPIWRKYRYRASFEKGATDSFSRQLFALIGLGSHQIRQANELNWKRLLPYLGLLSLRAHSAALIEAVLRYYFKHAELAIEQCMLRTVEIIDEQRNCLGTLNSVLGKELVLGQHVHDRSGKFRIHIRELSWARFHEFLPNGDGYQPLCALVRFSLRDPLSYDIRLVLRQEEIHDLRLCAQSECRLGWTSWLGRETADGVVTLGSNITRTH from the coding sequence ATGGACGCCACGCATGGGCCAGCAGCCAGTCCTCTGAATCCAATGACACACGCGATACGGGAATACTCGTTATTTCAGGCTATCCAATTGACTCAGGAAACATTGCGTCAGGCGCATCCTGACCTGACTCAAGACCAACTGTATGACCTGATCGAGTTTCAGGCCAATCCAAGCCTGGGTTTCCCAGGTAGCGATATTGATCGTATTCAGTTCTTCGAGGAGCGCGGCCAGTTGCGCGCCCGCATGCGTCTAAACCTGCTGAATCTAACGGGGGCCGGTTCTCCGCTGCCCGTTTTCTATGTCGAGCAATCCCTGGGCGATAGCAGCGATGAAGCCAATCCAACTCGGACGTTTCTCGACCTGTTCAATCATCGTCTGCACCGCTTGCTGATGCCAATTTGGCGTAAATATCGTTACCGAGCCAGTTTCGAAAAAGGAGCCACTGATTCTTTTTCCCGTCAGCTGTTTGCTTTGATCGGATTGGGCAGTCACCAGATTCGCCAGGCCAACGAGCTCAACTGGAAACGCTTGTTGCCGTATCTGGGGCTGCTAAGTCTCCGAGCCCACTCAGCCGCATTAATCGAGGCAGTGCTGCGTTACTACTTCAAGCATGCAGAACTGGCCATTGAACAGTGCATGTTGCGCACCGTCGAGATTATCGACGAGCAGCGGAACTGTCTGGGCACGCTCAACAGCGTGTTAGGCAAGGAGCTAGTCCTCGGCCAACACGTACACGATCGAAGCGGAAAATTTCGTATCCACATCCGGGAGCTCAGCTGGGCGCGCTTCCACGAGTTCCTGCCAAACGGTGACGGCTATCAGCCGCTCTGCGCTCTGGTGCGTTTCAGTTTGCGCGACCCCTTGAGTTACGACATTCGCCTGGTGCTGCGCCAGGAAGAAATTCATGACCTACGGCTATGCGCTCAAAGCGAATGTCGTCTCGGCTGGACCAGTTGGCTGGGCCGCGAAACCGCCGATGGTGTGGTGACTCTCGGCAGCAACATCACAAGGACTCATTAA
- the clpV1 gene encoding ClpB protein — protein sequence MINLDLQQLIRALDAQCRSDLESCAERCVARGGSKILVEDLLLIWLDRPQSLLRRALLDAELDAGELATALQPRAEHNESRNPVFSPELVQWLQDSLLVTTLDLRQSQVDQAALLLALLQNPIRYAGSHYQLLLGQINIERLQDFARAQQPDQAPAPRHSQGESLLTRFTHNLTQQAREGNLDPVLCRDDSIRQMIDILARRRKNNPIVVGEAGVGKTAVVEGLALRIVAGEVPQTLKDVALLSLDMGLLQAGASVKGEFERRLKGVIDEVKSSPVPAVLFIDEAHTLIGAGGQEGGSDAANLLKPALARGELRTIAATTWTEYKKYFEKDPALARRFQPVQLHEPTIKEAVTILRGLAHVYEKSHGIYLRDDAVVAAAELSARYLAGRQLPDKAVDVLDTACARVRISLAAAPQSLERLRNELAESCREQSALNRDASAGLTVDHEALQALGERIEQARSEATDLEQRWLAQQQLAERLLTLRQRRALLTHNAESADELAESVDTLDDLDAELEQVQRTLTEAHAVERLVSFEVCPRLVAEVVSAWTGIPLTQLAREHSTKVATFAMDLRQRIRGQEQAVQALDRAMRATAAGLNKPDAPVGVFLLVGPSGVGKTETGLALADLLYGGERFVTTINMSEFQEKHTVSRLIGAPPGYVGYGEGGMLTEAVRHKPYSVVLLDEVEKADPDVMNLFYQIFDKGIANDGEGREIDFRNTLILMTSNLASDRIDALCAQGDRPSSEQLEQAIRPVLSKHFKPALLARMRVVPYYPVGGSVMRELVEMKLQRLGERLRSRKLNFSNSSSLIDHLTDRCVQGESGARLIDHLIELHVMPLIADRLLASMAEGQTLSHVRATLHENTVACEFS from the coding sequence ATGATCAATCTAGACCTTCAGCAGCTGATTCGAGCGCTGGATGCCCAATGCCGTAGTGATCTGGAAAGCTGCGCCGAGCGCTGCGTAGCCCGAGGCGGCAGCAAGATCCTGGTCGAGGATCTGCTGCTGATATGGCTTGACCGCCCCCAAAGCCTGCTACGCCGAGCTCTGCTTGATGCCGAGCTCGATGCAGGCGAACTGGCAACGGCATTGCAGCCTCGCGCCGAACATAATGAATCACGCAACCCGGTGTTCTCTCCCGAGCTGGTGCAATGGCTGCAGGATTCGCTGCTGGTGACTACCCTCGATTTGAGGCAAAGCCAGGTCGACCAGGCTGCGCTGCTTCTGGCGTTATTACAGAATCCGATTCGTTATGCGGGCAGTCACTATCAGCTGCTGCTTGGGCAAATCAACATCGAGCGCCTGCAAGACTTCGCACGCGCTCAACAGCCAGACCAAGCCCCTGCCCCGCGACACTCGCAAGGCGAATCGTTGCTGACGCGTTTCACACACAACCTGACTCAACAAGCTCGAGAGGGCAACCTCGACCCGGTGCTGTGCCGGGACGACTCGATTCGGCAGATGATCGACATCCTCGCACGACGCCGCAAAAACAACCCCATAGTCGTGGGCGAGGCGGGTGTCGGTAAAACCGCGGTCGTGGAAGGTCTGGCTTTGCGGATCGTGGCAGGAGAGGTGCCCCAGACTCTCAAGGACGTGGCGTTGCTGTCTCTGGACATGGGGTTGCTGCAAGCCGGCGCGAGCGTAAAAGGTGAGTTCGAGCGTCGGCTCAAAGGCGTCATAGATGAGGTTAAAAGCTCTCCAGTTCCCGCAGTCCTTTTCATTGACGAAGCCCATACGTTAATCGGTGCTGGAGGCCAGGAAGGCGGTTCCGATGCCGCCAACCTCCTTAAACCCGCTCTGGCTCGAGGAGAACTGCGCACTATTGCGGCGACCACTTGGACTGAATACAAAAAATACTTCGAAAAAGACCCAGCCCTCGCCCGACGCTTCCAGCCGGTGCAACTGCATGAGCCGACGATCAAAGAGGCCGTTACGATTTTGCGAGGTTTGGCGCACGTCTACGAAAAAAGTCACGGCATCTATCTACGCGATGATGCAGTGGTCGCGGCGGCAGAACTTTCTGCACGCTACCTCGCAGGCCGCCAATTGCCCGACAAAGCTGTTGATGTGCTGGACACAGCATGCGCCCGAGTCCGCATCAGCCTTGCTGCTGCACCTCAAAGCCTTGAGCGTTTGCGCAACGAACTCGCCGAAAGCTGTCGTGAGCAAAGCGCCCTGAATCGAGATGCGAGTGCCGGTCTGACGGTGGATCATGAAGCTTTACAGGCGCTAGGGGAGCGCATCGAACAAGCGCGCAGTGAAGCGACGGATCTGGAGCAGCGCTGGCTTGCCCAGCAGCAGTTGGCAGAGCGATTGCTCACATTGCGCCAGCGCCGAGCGTTGTTGACTCATAACGCTGAGTCCGCAGATGAGCTGGCAGAGTCCGTTGATACGTTGGACGACTTGGACGCCGAACTCGAGCAGGTCCAGCGAACCTTGACCGAAGCTCACGCAGTAGAGCGCCTCGTCAGCTTTGAAGTCTGTCCTCGACTGGTCGCAGAAGTCGTGAGCGCGTGGACAGGAATTCCGTTGACGCAACTGGCACGCGAACACAGCACCAAGGTCGCAACTTTTGCCATGGATTTACGGCAGCGAATTCGTGGTCAAGAGCAGGCTGTGCAGGCACTTGACCGCGCTATGCGCGCCACGGCAGCTGGCCTGAACAAGCCTGACGCACCTGTTGGAGTGTTCTTGCTGGTGGGCCCCAGCGGGGTTGGCAAGACCGAGACAGGGCTGGCACTGGCAGACCTCCTGTATGGCGGCGAGCGCTTCGTGACCACCATCAACATGTCCGAATTTCAGGAAAAGCACACGGTCTCGCGCTTGATCGGCGCGCCCCCCGGCTACGTTGGCTACGGCGAAGGCGGCATGTTGACCGAGGCCGTGCGCCACAAGCCCTATTCAGTGGTGTTGCTCGACGAGGTCGAAAAAGCCGACCCGGACGTGATGAATCTGTTCTATCAAATATTCGATAAGGGCATTGCCAACGATGGCGAAGGCCGTGAAATCGACTTTCGCAATACCTTGATTCTGATGACCTCCAACCTGGCAAGCGACCGCATTGATGCCTTGTGCGCGCAGGGTGATCGACCCAGCTCGGAACAGCTGGAGCAGGCCATCAGGCCGGTACTCAGCAAGCATTTCAAACCCGCCTTGCTGGCTCGCATGAGGGTCGTGCCCTACTACCCGGTCGGTGGCAGCGTCATGCGGGAGCTGGTTGAGATGAAGCTGCAACGGCTCGGCGAACGCCTGCGCAGTCGAAAACTGAATTTCAGCAATAGCTCATCTCTGATCGATCACCTGACCGACCGGTGTGTGCAGGGAGAAAGCGGGGCCCGGCTTATCGACCACCTCATCGAGTTACACGTCATGCCATTAATTGCTGATCGATTGCTCGCTTCAATGGCTGAAGGGCAAACGTTATCGCATGTGCGCGCCACCCTCCATGAGAACACTGTCGCCTGTGAGTTCTCCTGA
- a CDS encoding type VI secretion protein, with amino-acid sequence MLVPLWKTILLFVFVMLGMSGCTGHYKFSDNEYRPLGEPLSVNRGK; translated from the coding sequence ATGCTAGTTCCCCTCTGGAAAACCATCCTTTTATTCGTGTTCGTGATGCTTGGAATGAGTGGATGTACCGGGCACTACAAATTCAGCGACAACGAGTATCGACCTCTGGGTGAGCCGCTGTCAGTCAACCGTGGAAAGTGA
- a CDS encoding FHA domain-containing protein encodes MELIFELSGGEPPVAGQAPCKTFKQAGGLIGRADHCDWIIRDKASHVSSQHARITFDHGEFYLTDLSTNGTQILPSGHQLRKGETHLIEHGNQYRLGKFEMVARLVRDPAGYVGAVEHSPVVESYIPDDAFLDLDILNTTDHQEFGPDLDELLPSFAPQQASQQGVSYGSADTQNLLIPGLVPEQQTTAAVEPTSAPPQSEDFWTRFADGVGVDLNAMDQEHREAFAVNVARLLKQSISGLQQTLRTRSELKNELRLALSMAQHSGNNPLKYAGDASEAIGLLLNTPRSGQLSAERAVTKAFRDIQAHQVAMLTASRAALRGALEHFAPQQLSLRFDRDARKPLFFTQAKRWQAYERHHQTLCADQEWSERLLARDFAQAYEEQVRLLATLHIEH; translated from the coding sequence ATGGAACTGATTTTTGAATTATCAGGTGGCGAGCCGCCAGTTGCCGGGCAGGCCCCATGCAAAACGTTCAAGCAGGCCGGAGGCCTGATCGGACGTGCCGACCATTGCGACTGGATCATTCGGGACAAAGCCAGTCATGTATCGAGCCAGCATGCTCGAATCACCTTCGACCACGGTGAGTTCTACCTGACGGACTTGAGCACCAATGGCACGCAAATACTGCCAAGTGGACACCAGCTGCGCAAAGGAGAAACCCATCTTATCGAGCACGGTAACCAATACCGCCTGGGTAAATTCGAGATGGTGGCGCGACTGGTCCGGGACCCGGCGGGTTATGTCGGCGCAGTGGAGCACTCACCAGTCGTTGAAAGTTACATTCCGGACGATGCGTTTCTGGACCTCGATATTCTCAATACTACGGACCATCAGGAGTTCGGTCCTGATCTGGACGAGTTACTTCCTTCGTTCGCCCCACAGCAGGCATCGCAGCAGGGCGTGAGCTATGGCTCAGCGGACACGCAGAATCTGTTGATACCCGGACTGGTGCCTGAACAGCAGACCACAGCCGCTGTTGAACCAACATCGGCACCACCCCAGAGCGAAGATTTCTGGACGCGTTTTGCCGATGGCGTGGGCGTGGATCTCAATGCGATGGATCAGGAGCACCGAGAAGCCTTCGCAGTCAATGTAGCGCGGCTACTCAAGCAGAGTATCAGCGGCTTGCAACAGACTTTGCGCACACGCAGCGAACTGAAAAATGAGCTGCGGCTGGCGCTGAGCATGGCGCAACACTCCGGCAACAATCCGCTCAAGTACGCAGGCGACGCCAGCGAAGCAATCGGTTTGCTGCTCAACACCCCGCGATCCGGGCAGCTATCGGCGGAGCGGGCCGTGACCAAGGCCTTTAGAGACATTCAGGCTCATCAGGTGGCGATGTTAACGGCCAGCCGTGCAGCGCTTCGCGGAGCGCTGGAGCATTTCGCACCACAACAGCTGTCGTTGCGCTTTGACCGCGATGCAAGAAAGCCGCTGTTCTTCACACAGGCCAAACGCTGGCAAGCCTATGAGCGCCACCACCAGACCCTGTGTGCGGATCAGGAATGGAGCGAACGCCTGCTGGCCCGAGACTTCGCTCAGGCCTATGAAGAACAGGTGCGTTTGCTGGCCACCTTGCACATCGAACACTAA
- a CDS encoding type VI secretion lipoprotein — protein MLRIKALTMLTLAWMLAGCAALSPYSTQTRLELELAASDQLNPDINGRPSPVVVRLLELKNPVTFETADFFSLYGQAKELLAPDLVAAEELELRPGERLTLKLRVQEGSRYVGVLAAYRDLPETKWRYVVQVNAGAMTPVKLNLDHTGINLVSDAFTGEGR, from the coding sequence ATGTTGCGTATCAAAGCCCTGACCATGCTGACCCTTGCATGGATGCTGGCTGGCTGTGCGGCCCTCTCCCCTTATTCGACTCAGACTCGACTTGAGCTGGAGCTCGCAGCCAGCGATCAGCTCAATCCAGATATCAACGGCCGCCCCTCCCCGGTCGTCGTGCGCTTACTCGAGCTGAAAAACCCCGTCACGTTTGAGACAGCGGATTTCTTCAGCCTCTACGGACAAGCCAAAGAGCTTCTTGCTCCGGATCTGGTTGCGGCTGAAGAGCTGGAGCTGCGTCCGGGTGAGCGTCTGACACTCAAGCTGCGCGTACAGGAAGGTAGCCGCTATGTGGGCGTGCTGGCGGCCTATCGTGATCTTCCAGAGACAAAATGGCGTTATGTAGTTCAGGTTAATGCGGGGGCCATGACGCCCGTAAAACTGAACCTTGACCATACCGGCATTAACCTGGTCAGCGACGCGTTCACCGGGGAAGGTCGCTGA
- a CDS encoding type VI secretion protein encodes MNTDKVIWKEGMLLRPQHLQQNDRYFEKLIKAQARLMHRNAWGFFELEIDPQQFNLSKVVISRASGILPDGSFFDLERSNEGLMLDIPPNSGSASVYLALPLLSGGIIESRRSDQVDVLARFTQYDLEVADSNAGSDSCTVINCARPHFSLLLGEQPAHKAYVKLKICEIGDISANAGIKLNAQFSPSYLYTHSSDYLLSCLNEIIALLTHRGEKIAERIQASGKGGAAEVGDFMMLQLINRTELVLRHLLSQQQVHPEELYSVLLGALGELSTFSSDNKRPQLGLVYEHCDQAASLRALMGQLRHMLSMVLEQHAIELELQSRQYGIFVAALSDRSLLSTATFVLAASAACDSEDLRKRLPAHLKVAPVESIRQLVNLHLPGIKVKPLPVAPRQIPFHANKTYFLLELNARERSQLESSGGFALHVSGEFVDLELNLWAIRN; translated from the coding sequence ATGAATACCGATAAAGTCATCTGGAAAGAAGGGATGCTGCTGCGCCCCCAGCATCTGCAGCAAAATGACCGCTACTTCGAAAAGCTGATCAAAGCGCAAGCCCGGCTGATGCACCGCAATGCATGGGGGTTTTTCGAGCTAGAGATTGACCCTCAACAGTTCAACCTCAGCAAAGTGGTCATCAGCCGTGCTTCGGGAATATTGCCGGATGGCAGCTTTTTCGATCTGGAGCGCAGTAACGAGGGCCTGATGCTCGATATCCCTCCCAACAGCGGTAGCGCGTCGGTCTATCTGGCGCTGCCTCTGCTCAGTGGCGGGATAATCGAGTCCAGGCGATCCGATCAAGTAGACGTCCTGGCGCGTTTTACCCAATACGACCTCGAAGTCGCGGACTCCAATGCCGGCAGTGACTCTTGCACTGTAATCAATTGCGCGCGGCCACATTTCAGTCTGTTGCTGGGCGAGCAACCGGCTCACAAGGCCTACGTAAAACTCAAAATCTGCGAAATTGGAGACATCTCGGCCAATGCCGGAATAAAGCTCAATGCGCAATTCTCCCCCTCATACCTGTACACCCACTCCAGCGATTACCTGCTGTCATGCCTTAACGAAATCATCGCGTTACTGACGCACCGCGGGGAAAAGATTGCCGAGCGCATTCAGGCCAGCGGCAAAGGTGGGGCCGCCGAGGTTGGCGACTTCATGATGTTGCAGCTGATCAACCGAACTGAGCTGGTTTTGCGTCATCTTTTGAGCCAGCAACAGGTACATCCAGAAGAGTTGTACAGCGTTTTACTCGGGGCACTGGGTGAGCTGAGCACCTTTTCCAGTGACAACAAGCGCCCTCAACTCGGCCTTGTGTACGAACACTGCGACCAGGCCGCGAGCTTGCGCGCATTGATGGGCCAACTTCGACACATGCTGTCGATGGTACTGGAGCAGCACGCAATTGAGCTGGAGTTGCAGTCCCGGCAATACGGCATTTTCGTGGCGGCACTTTCGGACCGATCATTGCTCAGCACGGCAACTTTCGTATTGGCGGCCAGCGCGGCCTGCGACTCCGAAGACCTGCGCAAGCGCCTGCCTGCTCACCTGAAAGTCGCACCCGTGGAAAGCATTCGCCAACTGGTCAACCTTCATCTGCCTGGCATCAAGGTCAAGCCGCTGCCAGTGGCCCCGCGGCAGATCCCGTTTCACGCAAACAAAACATATTTCTTGCTTGAACTGAATGCCAGAGAGCGCTCGCAACTGGAAAGTTCTGGGGGATTTGCACTGCATGTCTCTGGCGAGTTCGTGGATCTGGAGTTGAACTTGTGGGCAATCAGGAATTGA
- a CDS encoding putative outer membrane protein has translation MEMEKPQSDKTVLLAHQETGSTQTPLTDFSAPRFEPLEDRMVYAARIQPAETFSVSLNPLIRAAAPLLSEIIRLKTSPQEQVFAELNARLCERIRVFDVAAVQNGGESSQIQAARYVLCTVVDEAVTTTAWGDRSEWSKMSLLSQFQGETSGGEKFFHLLDRVLHNPDKYSPLLELMYICLALGFEGKYRVKSRGSIELEGIRDSLYRQIVKLRGEVPRELSPHWEGLNDGRRRLVRIVPWWLVVIFILICLTGMYSGFAWVLGEQREAVLQPYQPDQSAPTWPQPQSQSRDVQ, from the coding sequence ATGGAAATGGAAAAACCACAAAGCGACAAGACCGTCCTGTTGGCTCATCAAGAAACAGGGTCTACGCAAACGCCGCTCACCGACTTCTCAGCACCGCGTTTTGAACCCCTGGAAGACCGGATGGTATACGCCGCCCGCATCCAGCCCGCCGAAACGTTCAGTGTGAGTTTGAACCCCCTGATCCGTGCCGCGGCACCGTTGCTATCGGAGATCATTCGCCTCAAAACGAGCCCGCAAGAGCAAGTGTTTGCCGAGCTCAACGCGCGCCTGTGCGAGCGGATACGGGTATTCGATGTCGCCGCGGTGCAAAACGGGGGCGAGAGCTCGCAGATACAGGCTGCCCGTTATGTGCTGTGCACGGTTGTTGATGAAGCCGTGACGACGACCGCATGGGGCGACAGAAGCGAATGGTCGAAAATGAGCCTGCTTAGCCAGTTTCAAGGCGAAACCTCAGGGGGAGAGAAGTTCTTCCATTTGCTTGATCGGGTGCTGCATAACCCCGACAAATACTCCCCGCTGCTGGAGTTGATGTACATCTGCCTGGCGCTGGGTTTCGAGGGTAAATATCGGGTCAAGTCTCGCGGGTCAATCGAGCTGGAGGGCATCCGCGACAGCCTTTATCGGCAAATTGTGAAACTGCGTGGCGAAGTTCCTCGTGAGTTATCGCCCCATTGGGAGGGGCTCAACGATGGACGCCGACGCCTCGTACGCATTGTCCCCTGGTGGCTGGTGGTGATCTTCATTCTGATATGCCTGACCGGAATGTACTCAGGATTTGCCTGGGTTCTGGGCGAGCAGCGCGAAGCCGTGCTCCAACCCTATCAACCGGATCAGTCGGCACCTACATGGCCGCAGCCACAATCGCAATCCAGAGACGTGCAATGA